The window tttcaactCAAGATGGCAGCATAAACAAAAGGAAATGATTTATGCCATTTATGTTGTTCACGATTctgaatatgaaatgaattttgtgtggttgttgtttttgtttcaaaatttatttatatataaagtAACGTTCGTGCAACGGTTGAGAAGAAGAACTTTATTAGTCAACTAATCAAAGGTTAAACAACAAGCGAGTGTCCAGTGTTTGTGTCATGACCTTATATACATGTTGTGtcctttgtgtgtgtgtgtgtgacattagtagtagtggtggtgttgtGTAGTGTGAGTggtacgtgtgtgtgtgggagtGCCGCCTattttataatataatatgataatatgatgtttccgtttttttttgtttgaccaaaaatttttttggacatAGGATTACAAGAATTTATTAATGTTTTATATGTGACGTTgtttacaaataaaattaaattttttttaaacagaATTTTAAGGACAAAAAGTTGTAATGACACGAATCGATGCATAAAAAGGTTTCGAGAACGAACGTAATTCACCGAAATATTGATgtacgaaaagaaaaaaaaaacataagacgaaaaaataacagattttttataaaaaacaaaGGCTTTATTAACGAGATGATTTTTCtcgatcaaaaacaaaaaactaaacaaaagTGAGAAATTTATATGcaacagaaaaaaccaaaaaacgTTTTCTGATGACACACAGGCCAAAAACATGAACACACGCGCAGTCGTAGTTTAACAAAAAGtaataaaaataagaaaGATAATTTCAAAGTGAtgacaatttatttatttgaatgaaagaatgataaattggaggttgatgaatttttttttttgatgaacctgcgtgtgtgtgtgtgttatgtgATTTTGTAAATGAATTCTCAAATCATTTCAGATGGTGATTAAAGACAGAAATATTAGATAAGAGCATAGCTAAAAGCTTTGAATTGGATCGCATAAGGATTATTCTGTGCCAGAAAATCATGAATTTGAACCAACAAAGTTCTTTCAAGATCAGAATTAGCTGGATGCTCTAATCGACGTTCTGCAGCCTCCTTCGGCCATATCTGAGCTAAACCCGATCTTCAGGGTGGAGGTTCATCATGACGCATTCCAATTGAGGCAAAACTCAAGGAAGCATTGTAGTTGATTATgtgttttttgaaataacCATAATTTGGATTTTCACGATTTGTGAGTAAATCCTTCAAGAAATCCGGATAACCAACGAATCGTTGCGGTTTGCCGTTGTGGCAGCAATCGTTTGATGTTTCGCACGGGAAAAGATAAGCATTGCATCTGCTGCATTGTTTAttccttttgttttttttgaagtcGTCGTCGGGTCACTTCCGGGCTTTCTCCGGCTCGAGTTTCAAAACAGAATCACTTTGGTTGGAGCGATAGGCACGCATATACTCACGCCTACGTGCTCTTTCTTGTTCGTTTggcattttcttttctttattttttcttcaaacgaaatcaaacgaaaacactaaaaaaatgcatgatgatggtgaatggtgaacaaacaatgaaatgaaaatgattcgaattcaaattcggaatcaaaaatgatgatgattagattagattagaattagaattgataaaaacaatattCACTTTTCAATACTCATAATCATACTCATACATgcacacaaaatgaaaatcacgtGTGTCACTatcaaaattcgaattcgaactCTTTCTATGTTCTATTGAATGACCATCTATTGGATGCAAAAGCTGCAGCAACGTGTGCTGAGctagaataataaaaaaaagctttgtCAAAGCTACATACCGAAGAATACGTTTCTTTAGAAGCGGCTTCTACTTCTGAAGCTGAATGAACTGTTCAGCGgcattcaaaagtttttccgcacgcatacacacacacacacatgaacaatttcgatattaataataacgatcACTTGATTTCcgcaattgaaaaattgataaatgacaataaatTACCTGAATTCTCTTACCTCATCCATCAACGACTTGgagaaatgaacaaacatttgaaatttattgtttAAAGCTCTTTCTTAGTCTTTCATCTTTATTTacatgattatcaatttataAGACTTTTATTtccgttttttcttttcttgtatttatatttttattattttaataattttaaataaagTCAGGAGTTATGCTccttttaaattaaaaaaaaaataaaaataaaaaataaaaaaatacacacacacacacacacacactcaacACCCACTGAGTAGCTCATACTAAATAGTTATGTTTGTACTGAAAATACGTACGATGACCGGCTCAGCTTGGCCGCATTAAATGCCAAGTTAATACCCAGTGCAAGTACACAGTGCAAGCACTTGGCGAGTATAAAAGTTGCAATTACCGACAAACGTAAGCGACAtagattttaaaaaaattaaattcaattaaattattaaatttaaattaaactagtagatgatgatgatatatatttCACACAATTACaaataagatttttttttgcaatattTGTTTTCGATGTCAATAaatgttattttattttatttttgctcgctaaaatttttttttcatgtaaataccatgaagatgaagatgacaaagctttatgtattttttgttttgttttatttgtttacaggttgttgttgttgtggtgtgGTGgatggtaatttttttgtttgttttgtttgaggGAATTCATCTGATttaacaaaattgatttaagaGAAACAAAGATGTTATTAAtatttgctgttgttgaagaTCGAATTGGATATAATGGCATCACACCTGGCAACGTTTTTGAATTCGAAATAAATCGatacacataaacacaaacacacactaTACATCCCcccaccattattattcttgcATGATCACATTGCATATTTTCGAGTCCATTCTCGTGCAAATTCATTGTATTTATCGCGATCAGTTTTGTAGATACGAGCAATTTCTGGTACCAAAGGATCATCGGGATTTGGATCGCATAATAGTGAACAAATTGAAAGCAAAACTTTTGAAATTGTTAATGCCGGCGACCATTGTGATCGTAATATATCCAGACATATAGAACCATTACTGTTTATGTTCGGATGATATATACGTGTAGTGAATGAGACTTTTGGAGGCTTAAACGGATAATCTGTTGGAAAGTGTATCGTCAGGAAAAACACTCCGCCTTGATAAGGACTATCTGGTGGTCCCATTATGGTCGCTTGCCAATGGAACGGATCTTCACCAACTGGACCGGCAGAACACTGTGCCGGTGGATCACGTTTCAAATCTTCCAATTCTTTACGGATTCTCTTCAATGCCATGTTTGTGAAATATTTGTactgtttgatttgattcaaatttgtttctttataaaatttttgaattagaatcaatcaataaatcgtGATCGgccaatgaaacaaaaatcaatttcgatAATAGCTAATAAGAATctg of the Dermatophagoides farinae isolate YC_2012a chromosome 1, ASM2471394v1, whole genome shotgun sequence genome contains:
- the LOC124492187 gene encoding ubiquitin-conjugating enzyme E2-17 kDa translates to MALKRIRKELEDLKRDPPAQCSAGPVGEDPFHWQATIMGPPDSPYQGGVFFLTIHFPTDYPFKPPKVSFTTRIYHPNINSNGSICLDILRSQWSPALTISKVLLSICSLLCDPNPDDPLVPEIARIYKTDRDKYNEFAREWTRKYAM